One window of Methanothermobacter tenebrarum genomic DNA carries:
- a CDS encoding RNA-guided pseudouridylation complex pseudouridine synthase subunit Cbf5, with protein MARFILKTEAETDPAYGCPPDKRPIEEHIQKGVINLDKPPGPTSHQVDSWIRRLLNVKKVGHGGTLDPKVTGILPIGIERATRVLQLLLEADKEYVCIMRLHGPVEMSKLEDVFREFQGKIFQTPPMKAAVKRQLRVRRIYYANILEVDGKDVLFRIGCEAGTYIRKYCHDIGEALGTGAHMLELRRTRVGPFTEDETLVTLHDLTDAYHFWVEDGDERFLRKCIQPMEFAVRHLPRIVIRDSAVDAICHGANLAVGGIIGLDDNIKRGDTVVLMTLKDELVAAGESMCSSLEILDAEKGIVVDTQKVFMERGTYPRLW; from the coding sequence ATGGCAAGGTTCATACTCAAAACCGAAGCCGAAACAGACCCGGCATATGGTTGCCCGCCAGATAAGAGGCCAATAGAGGAACACATACAAAAGGGGGTTATCAACCTCGATAAACCCCCAGGTCCCACATCCCATCAGGTAGACTCATGGATCCGCAGACTACTTAACGTGAAAAAAGTCGGACACGGGGGAACACTAGACCCTAAAGTCACCGGGATACTACCCATAGGCATTGAAAGGGCTACTAGGGTGCTCCAATTACTCCTAGAAGCCGATAAAGAGTATGTTTGTATCATGAGATTGCATGGGCCCGTTGAAATGTCAAAATTGGAGGATGTTTTCCGAGAATTCCAGGGTAAAATATTCCAGACACCACCAATGAAAGCTGCTGTGAAACGCCAACTAAGGGTTAGGAGAATCTACTATGCCAATATACTAGAAGTAGATGGGAAGGACGTGCTATTCAGGATCGGATGCGAAGCCGGGACCTATATAAGGAAATATTGTCATGATATTGGGGAAGCCCTTGGGACGGGAGCTCACATGCTCGAGTTAAGACGTACAAGGGTGGGTCCATTCACCGAAGATGAGACCCTCGTAACACTCCATGATCTAACCGACGCATACCACTTCTGGGTAGAAGACGGTGACGAACGTTTCCTGCGAAAGTGTATACAACCAATGGAATTTGCAGTCAGACACCTCCCAAGGATAGTTATCAGGGACAGTGCAGTTGATGCCATCTGCCACGGTGCAAACCTTGCAGTGGGTGGTATCATAGGATTAGATGATAACATAAAAAGGGGTGACACAGTAGTCCTGATGACACTCAAGGACGAGCTCGTAGCTGCCGGTGAAAGCATGTGCTCCTCCCTCGAGATCCTAGATGCTGAAAAGGGTATCGTAGTAGACACCCAGAAAGTTTTTATGGAACGGGGAACATACCCAAGATTATGGTAA
- the mvk gene encoding mevalonate kinase — protein MGSKASAPGKAILFGEHAVVYGKPAIALAIDKRATITIKESHRDYTRIKSDDLDLEAILSPETGLKLKKGEMGILNYILKALEFYHDSTPINIKLKISIPIGAGLGSSAAVTVATIAALDNYHKRKSTLPSIARRAHRVELEVQGAASPLDTSISTHGGLIYLDKEKIEQIKGDLKDSLVIGYTRSEETAKMVKLVKERMERHPQIMNLIMDAIAHITRKARKALKSDDKECLGELMNINQGLLDAIGVNSKSLSEMIYTSREAGALGSKITGAGGGGSIIAYSHPDRTGQILESLTARGYNAMKANPSTRGVLIQ, from the coding sequence ATGGGTTCGAAAGCCTCTGCACCAGGTAAAGCCATCCTCTTCGGGGAACATGCCGTAGTTTATGGTAAACCAGCCATAGCATTGGCAATAGACAAGAGGGCCACCATAACCATCAAGGAATCCCACAGGGATTATACGAGGATAAAATCTGACGACCTCGACCTTGAAGCCATACTCAGCCCAGAAACCGGATTAAAATTAAAGAAGGGTGAAATGGGCATCCTAAATTATATCCTCAAAGCCCTAGAATTTTACCATGACTCCACACCCATCAATATAAAACTTAAAATCAGCATCCCCATAGGGGCTGGTCTAGGCTCATCAGCCGCCGTCACAGTCGCGACCATAGCAGCACTCGACAACTACCACAAGAGGAAAAGTACGCTACCATCAATCGCCAGAAGAGCCCACAGAGTCGAATTAGAAGTTCAAGGTGCTGCGAGTCCACTTGACACGTCCATATCAACACACGGTGGCCTAATATACCTAGACAAGGAAAAAATAGAACAAATCAAAGGAGACCTCAAAGATTCCCTGGTCATAGGATACACTAGATCAGAAGAGACTGCGAAGATGGTTAAACTCGTGAAAGAACGGATGGAACGCCACCCACAGATCATGAACCTTATCATGGACGCCATAGCACATATCACGCGAAAAGCGAGAAAAGCACTAAAATCCGATGATAAAGAATGTCTCGGAGAACTGATGAACATAAACCAGGGCCTACTAGACGCGATAGGAGTCAACAGCAAGAGCCTATCAGAGATGATATACACAAGCAGAGAAGCAGGGGCGCTAGGCTCCAAGATAACAGGAGCCGGTGGCGGTGGGAGCATAATAGCATACTCACACCCAGATAGGACAGGCCAAATCCTAGAAAGCCTAACAGCCAGAGGATATAATGCCATGAAAGCAAACCCATCAACCAGGGGAGTTCTCATCCAATAA
- a CDS encoding 50S ribosomal protein L13: MIINAKGHILGRLASIVSKKLLQGEKVVVLNTDKIIITGSKEWAHKKYKQRIDRASISNPRRMGPKYPRRPDDIFRRTVRGMLPYKKAKGREAFKRLRAYVGVPREYKDADLIQIPEAKRSPIRKGVKLGEISRLLGAKF; the protein is encoded by the coding sequence ATGATCATCAACGCTAAAGGACACATCCTAGGAAGACTTGCAAGTATTGTGAGCAAAAAATTACTCCAAGGCGAAAAGGTAGTGGTCCTCAACACAGACAAGATAATCATCACAGGATCCAAGGAATGGGCCCACAAAAAATACAAACAAAGAATAGACAGGGCAAGCATATCCAATCCTAGGAGGATGGGCCCCAAGTATCCGAGGAGACCAGACGACATATTCAGGCGGACAGTAAGGGGAATGCTACCATACAAGAAAGCCAAGGGGAGGGAAGCCTTCAAACGCCTGAGAGCCTATGTAGGAGTTCCAAGAGAATATAAGGATGCTGATTTAATCCAGATACCAGAAGCTAAAAGATCACCCATCCGCAAAGGCGTGAAATTAGGTGAAATATCAAGGCTTTTAGGCGCCAAATTCTAA
- a CDS encoding 30S ribosomal protein S9, translating into MKKIVHTSGKRKTSIARATFYEGKGRVRINRTPVELYQPELARLKIFEPLELAGEEITKNIDIKVNVRGGGIMGQAEAARMAIARGLIQWTNDMELKEKFSQYDRTMLVGDPRRSEPKKYGGRGARARRQKSYR; encoded by the coding sequence ATGAAAAAGATAGTACATACAAGTGGAAAAAGGAAAACCTCCATTGCAAGGGCAACATTCTATGAGGGTAAAGGGAGAGTGAGGATCAACAGGACACCAGTAGAATTATACCAACCCGAACTCGCCCGCCTCAAGATATTCGAACCCCTAGAATTAGCCGGTGAAGAAATCACAAAGAATATAGACATAAAGGTGAATGTGAGAGGCGGGGGGATCATGGGACAAGCAGAAGCCGCTAGGATGGCCATAGCAAGGGGCCTTATACAATGGACAAATGACATGGAACTTAAAGAAAAATTCTCACAATATGACCGTACCATGCTCGTCGGAGACCCAAGACGCTCAGAGCCCAAAAAGTATGGTGGTAGAGGAGCCAGGGCTCGAAGACAAAAGAGCTATCGATAA
- the rpsB gene encoding 30S ribosomal protein S2 codes for MAELLIPLDKYLAAGLHIGTQQKTADMEKYIYRVRSDGLYVLDIRKTNDRIIAAAKFLAKYEPDDILAVSTRQYGQKPVKKFGEITGAKTIPGKFIPGTLTNPNFPKFTEPKVLVATDPRADSQAIIEAKQVNIPVVALCDTENLLGNVDIAIPVNNKGRKALALVYWLLTRQFLREKGILKEDEDLDVPPTEFEVKI; via the coding sequence TTGGCAGAACTCCTAATCCCATTGGACAAATACCTAGCAGCAGGCCTACATATCGGCACACAACAAAAAACAGCCGACATGGAAAAATACATCTACCGTGTAAGATCAGACGGCCTCTACGTATTAGACATTAGGAAGACAAATGACAGGATCATAGCAGCCGCAAAATTCCTGGCAAAATACGAACCAGATGATATACTCGCAGTATCAACCAGACAATACGGGCAAAAACCCGTGAAAAAGTTTGGGGAAATAACCGGGGCGAAAACAATCCCCGGCAAGTTCATCCCAGGGACTCTAACAAACCCAAACTTCCCAAAATTCACAGAACCCAAGGTACTCGTCGCAACAGACCCAAGAGCAGACTCCCAGGCCATCATAGAAGCAAAACAGGTGAACATACCAGTAGTCGCCCTCTGCGACACTGAAAACCTGCTAGGGAACGTGGACATAGCCATACCAGTGAACAACAAGGGTAGAAAGGCCCTAGCACTAGTCTACTGGCTGCTCACAAGACAATTCCTCAGAGAAAAGGGCATACTAAAAGAAGACGAGGACCTTGACGTTCCCCCAACAGAATTCGAAGTAAAAATATGA
- a CDS encoding 30S ribosomal protein S4 yields MGHPRKPRKKYDTPPHPWNAERIKEENRLLTKYGLKNKKEIWKAETMIRRYRRDARHLLGLPEEQTRNEREQLLGHLKRMGILADDAKLEDVLNLTIEDVLKRRLQTMVYEKGLAKTIRQARQMIVHGHIALDGGKVNAPGYLVKKGEEDKIGFYPLSPMIGQVESKAEDTE; encoded by the coding sequence ATGGGACACCCAAGAAAACCCCGTAAAAAGTATGACACTCCACCCCATCCATGGAACGCTGAAAGGATAAAAGAAGAAAACAGACTACTCACAAAATACGGGCTAAAAAACAAAAAAGAGATATGGAAGGCCGAGACAATGATCAGAAGATACAGGAGGGATGCAAGGCACCTCCTAGGCCTCCCAGAAGAACAGACAAGAAATGAGAGAGAACAACTCCTAGGACACCTTAAAAGGATGGGTATACTAGCAGATGATGCTAAACTAGAAGATGTTCTCAACCTTACAATAGAAGACGTGTTGAAACGCAGACTACAAACCATGGTATATGAGAAGGGACTTGCAAAGACAATAAGACAGGCAAGGCAGATGATAGTACATGGACACATAGCCTTGGATGGTGGTAAGGTCAACGCCCCAGGCTACCTAGTAAAGAAAGGTGAGGAGGATAAGATAGGATTCTATCCATTATCACCTATGATAGGACAGGTGGAATCCAAGGCAGAAGACACAGAATAG
- a CDS encoding DNA-directed RNA polymerase subunit D, whose translation MDITMKEKSENEITFIIKDADTSFVNAIRRTSMTEVPKIAIEYVNIIKNDSSMFDEIVAHRLGLIPLKSDKEAINGILMPSECDCEDYCPRCSVSLTLKKKGPGIVYSKDLVSEDEKIKPVYDTIPILKLRRDEEIELEAIAQLGIGREHAKWKPTTACAYKYYPRITIGEECEQCYECVKACPRGILEEGPKIVNIEDCAMCKTCMRACDRGAIKVGCEEGSFIFKMETDGSIPPEEVLERACDILIEKAENITKAC comes from the coding sequence ATGGATATAACCATGAAAGAAAAATCCGAGAACGAGATAACCTTCATTATAAAGGATGCTGACACATCATTCGTTAACGCTATAAGAAGAACAAGCATGACAGAAGTTCCCAAAATAGCAATAGAATACGTTAACATAATAAAAAATGACTCATCCATGTTCGACGAGATCGTGGCGCACAGACTCGGCCTAATCCCACTAAAATCGGATAAGGAGGCGATAAATGGGATCCTAATGCCGAGTGAATGCGACTGCGAAGACTACTGTCCAAGATGCAGCGTATCCCTAACATTAAAAAAGAAAGGCCCAGGGATAGTCTACTCCAAGGATCTAGTATCAGAGGATGAAAAAATAAAACCAGTATATGATACCATACCAATCCTAAAACTTAGAAGGGATGAAGAGATAGAACTAGAGGCCATAGCACAACTCGGCATTGGAAGAGAACATGCTAAATGGAAGCCCACCACAGCATGCGCATACAAATACTATCCAAGGATAACAATAGGAGAAGAATGCGAACAATGCTATGAATGCGTGAAAGCATGCCCCAGGGGTATCCTAGAAGAAGGACCCAAGATAGTTAATATTGAGGATTGTGCAATGTGCAAAACTTGTATGAGGGCATGTGACAGGGGAGCTATAAAAGTGGGATGCGAAGAAGGATCATTCATCTTCAAAATGGAAACTGACGGTTCAATACCACCAGAAGAAGTCCTGGAAAGAGCATGTGACATCCTAATAGAAAAAGCAGAAAATATAACAAAAGCATGTTAA
- a CDS encoding DNA-directed RNA polymerase subunit K has translation MSKMTRFEKARLIGARALQLAMGAKPLVEISESKDPIDIATLELKKSVIPLTVRK, from the coding sequence ATGAGTAAGATGACCCGATTTGAAAAGGCTAGGTTGATAGGGGCGAGGGCTCTTCAACTGGCAATGGGGGCCAAACCATTAGTCGAGATCTCGGAGAGCAAGGACCCCATTGACATAGCCACCCTCGAACTTAAAAAGAGTGTAATACCATTAACTGTTAGAAAATAA
- a CDS encoding 50S ribosomal protein L14e has translation MTAIEVGRICIKTAGREAGEECVIVDIIDKNFVEVVGVNVKNRRCNIKHLEPTGKKIEIKSDDIEEIKKQLEKQ, from the coding sequence ATGACAGCAATAGAAGTGGGAAGAATATGCATCAAAACCGCAGGCAGAGAAGCAGGAGAAGAATGCGTAATAGTTGATATAATCGATAAAAATTTCGTAGAAGTCGTGGGAGTCAATGTCAAAAACAGGAGGTGTAACATAAAACACCTGGAGCCTACAGGAAAAAAGATAGAAATAAAATCAGATGACATAGAAGAGATTAAAAAACAACTCGAAAAGCAATAA
- a CDS encoding 50S ribosomal protein L34e: MPELRYRSRSYKRTFKRTPGGRTVIHYKKKKPSKHVCAGCGKPLHGVPRGRPYQIRKLPKSKRRPNRPYGGYYCSECMRKVFKEEARS, translated from the coding sequence ATGCCAGAATTAAGATACAGATCCAGATCATATAAGAGAACATTCAAGAGGACTCCAGGTGGTAGGACGGTCATACACTACAAGAAGAAAAAACCGTCAAAGCATGTATGCGCAGGATGTGGCAAGCCGCTCCATGGAGTCCCACGCGGAAGACCATACCAGATAAGAAAACTGCCAAAGTCAAAGAGAAGACCTAACAGGCCATATGGTGGCTATTACTGTTCAGAGTGTATGAGAAAAGTTTTTAAGGAAGAGGCAAGGTCATGA
- a CDS encoding DNA-directed RNA polymerase subunit N: protein MIPIRCFSCGKPISAYFREYQERVKEGESPKKVLDDLGLKRYCCRRMLISHVDTW from the coding sequence ATGATCCCCATAAGATGTTTCAGCTGTGGAAAGCCAATATCAGCATATTTCAGAGAATACCAGGAAAGAGTAAAGGAAGGTGAAAGCCCAAAGAAAGTGCTCGATGACCTGGGATTGAAAAGATATTGTTGCAGGCGCATGTTAATCTCACATGTTGATACATGGTAG
- a CDS encoding 30S ribosomal protein S11, with product MAKAKGKEKWGIAHIYSSFNNTIITITDITGAETVTQWSGGRVVRADRQEASPFAAMEAATRAAEDAKEKGVTGLHIKVRAPGGNGPRTPGPGAQAAIRALARAGLKIGKIEDVTPIPHDGTGRPGGRRGRRV from the coding sequence ATGGCCAAGGCTAAAGGAAAAGAAAAATGGGGCATAGCCCACATTTACTCATCATTCAATAACACTATAATCACCATAACAGATATCACAGGAGCCGAGACAGTGACGCAATGGTCTGGTGGAAGAGTTGTAAGGGCTGACAGACAAGAGGCCTCACCATTCGCTGCAATGGAAGCAGCTACCAGGGCAGCTGAGGATGCGAAGGAGAAGGGTGTCACAGGATTACACATAAAGGTCAGGGCACCTGGAGGAAACGGTCCAAGGACACCAGGACCTGGTGCACAGGCGGCTATAAGGGCTTTAGCCCGTGCAGGTTTGAAGATAGGTAAGATAGAGGATGTTACACCAATACCACATGATGGTACAGGGAGACCTGGAGGCAGGAGAGGGAGAAGGGTCTAA
- the amrB gene encoding AmmeMemoRadiSam system protein B, translating to MKRKPAVAGTFYEAEAEALKKRIKWCFHHQLGPGGIPRIGDKRRLKAVIAPHAGYIYSGPVAAHTYHAVAADGFPETFIILCPNHTGRGSGVSIMPRGEWITPLGPVKIDEELATELLEASGIIDMDESAHLGEHSCEVHLPFLQYFNQEFKIVPICMWMQDLETAKEIGNAITDASPGKDFLVIASTDFTHYEPAEVAYKNDQKVLEAILSLDENSLYERIYQYNVSMCGYGPVAASIIAAKGLGATSGRLLKYATSGDMTGDNSSVVGYASVILE from the coding sequence ATGAAAAGAAAACCTGCAGTAGCAGGAACATTCTACGAGGCCGAAGCAGAGGCCCTGAAAAAGAGGATAAAATGGTGCTTCCACCACCAACTAGGCCCCGGGGGAATACCCAGAATAGGAGATAAGAGGAGGCTGAAGGCTGTTATAGCACCCCATGCAGGTTACATCTACTCAGGGCCGGTGGCAGCCCACACATATCATGCTGTCGCAGCTGATGGCTTCCCAGAAACCTTCATAATATTGTGTCCAAACCATACAGGCAGGGGCTCGGGCGTATCCATCATGCCCAGAGGAGAATGGATAACACCACTAGGCCCTGTTAAAATCGACGAAGAACTCGCAACAGAACTCCTAGAAGCCTCTGGGATAATAGACATGGACGAATCAGCCCACCTAGGAGAGCATAGTTGCGAGGTCCACCTACCATTCCTACAATATTTCAACCAGGAGTTTAAGATAGTGCCTATTTGCATGTGGATGCAGGACCTTGAAACAGCGAAGGAAATAGGAAACGCGATAACAGATGCAAGCCCTGGGAAGGATTTTCTAGTAATAGCAAGCACAGATTTCACACACTATGAACCAGCCGAGGTCGCTTACAAAAACGACCAGAAAGTCCTCGAGGCTATACTCTCATTAGACGAGAATAGCCTGTATGAGAGGATCTACCAATACAATGTTAGCATGTGCGGTTATGGTCCGGTGGCGGCTTCCATCATAGCAGCCAAGGGGTTAGGGGCTACCAGTGGCAGACTCCTTAAATATGCCACTAGTGGTGACATGACAGGTGACAATTCATCAGTTGTGGGATACGCTTCAGTCATCCTAGAGTAG
- the eno gene encoding phosphopyruvate hydratase, producing METVIEDVRVRKILDSRGNPTIEVDVITWNGFGRAAAPSGASTGTREVVAFPEGGVDKVISELEDVISSELIGMDAEYLEDIDLILKEIDGTENLSNIGGNTIVAVSMAAAKAAASSYNLPLYKFLGGNFATSIPYPLGNMINGGAHAGKHAPDIQEFLVIPKGASDIQEAVFANSKVHARIRELIQAKDPEFTGGKGDEGGWAPKISNYEALEIQARACEEIGDETGIEIRPSLDFAATELWNLKEEKYVYRRENIKRDTGEQIEFVKELIKTYKMFFIEDPLHESDFQGFAQLTKEIGDKCIICGDDIFVTNYKILKKGIEMGAANAIIIKPNQIGTLTDTYKTVKLAKENNYIPVVSHRSGETTDETIAHLAVAFSAPIIKTGAIGGERIAKLNELIRIQEEIPYARMANLPER from the coding sequence GTGGAGACTGTTATTGAAGATGTTAGGGTAAGGAAAATATTAGACAGTAGGGGGAACCCTACAATAGAAGTAGACGTGATAACCTGGAATGGTTTTGGACGTGCAGCAGCACCCAGCGGCGCCAGCACCGGAACCAGGGAGGTTGTAGCATTCCCGGAAGGAGGAGTTGACAAGGTGATAAGCGAACTAGAGGATGTTATATCCTCTGAGTTGATAGGAATGGACGCGGAGTACCTTGAAGACATAGACCTCATCCTGAAGGAGATAGACGGGACAGAAAACCTGTCTAATATTGGTGGGAATACTATAGTAGCGGTTTCAATGGCAGCGGCCAAGGCAGCTGCATCATCATACAACCTCCCATTGTATAAGTTCCTTGGTGGTAATTTCGCCACGAGCATACCATACCCACTAGGGAACATGATAAACGGGGGGGCACACGCTGGAAAACACGCCCCAGACATCCAAGAATTCCTAGTAATACCAAAGGGTGCCAGTGACATCCAAGAAGCCGTATTCGCAAACTCAAAGGTCCATGCGAGGATACGGGAGCTGATACAAGCCAAAGACCCCGAATTCACAGGGGGAAAAGGCGACGAAGGAGGATGGGCGCCTAAGATATCCAATTATGAGGCCCTGGAAATACAGGCAAGAGCCTGTGAAGAGATAGGAGACGAGACAGGCATCGAAATAAGACCATCCCTTGATTTCGCGGCCACCGAACTCTGGAACCTCAAGGAGGAAAAGTACGTTTACAGGCGAGAAAACATAAAACGCGACACAGGAGAACAAATAGAATTCGTCAAAGAACTAATAAAAACCTACAAAATGTTCTTCATAGAAGATCCACTCCACGAATCAGACTTCCAAGGATTCGCCCAACTAACAAAGGAAATAGGCGACAAATGCATAATCTGTGGAGACGACATCTTCGTAACAAACTATAAAATACTCAAAAAGGGTATAGAAATGGGCGCCGCAAACGCTATAATCATAAAACCAAACCAGATAGGCACACTAACAGACACCTACAAGACGGTGAAACTAGCAAAGGAAAACAATTACATCCCAGTAGTCTCTCACAGATCAGGGGAAACAACAGACGAAACCATAGCACACCTAGCAGTAGCATTCTCAGCCCCCATAATAAAAACAGGAGCCATAGGCGGTGAAAGAATAGCCAAACTAAACGAACTCATCCGAATACAAGAAGAAATACCATACGCTAGGATGGCGAACCTACCAGAGAGGTGA
- a CDS encoding isopentenyl phosphate kinase, which yields MIILKLGGSVITKKEAQRPTLDHENLKRIAGEISESLPSSLIIVHGAGSFGHPLAKKYRIGAPTGKGELKKKMMGFSIIQRWVKLLNIHVCDALRREGIPVVSVQPSSFILAYNGRIKHADPRIIIAYLERGFIPVTYGDVVLDADENLKMSVLSGDQIIKYLGEILKPDRVILGTDVDGVFDKDPKKHPDAKLLKRIKSLKDIKYRPGTSEDVTGAMLGKIRELLLLAEKGVTSEIINAKRPGNIKRALLGRELKRTIIDGDI from the coding sequence TTGATCATACTAAAGTTGGGTGGAAGTGTCATAACAAAAAAAGAGGCCCAAAGGCCCACCCTAGACCATGAAAACCTTAAAAGGATTGCAGGGGAGATCTCAGAGTCCCTACCATCATCCCTTATAATAGTCCATGGGGCCGGGTCCTTCGGCCACCCCCTAGCGAAGAAGTATAGGATAGGAGCCCCAACAGGCAAGGGGGAATTGAAAAAAAAGATGATGGGATTCTCCATCATACAAAGATGGGTTAAACTTTTAAATATTCATGTATGTGACGCACTACGAAGGGAGGGTATCCCGGTTGTTTCGGTACAACCCTCTTCTTTCATATTAGCATATAATGGAAGGATAAAACATGCAGATCCTAGGATAATAATCGCATACCTTGAAAGGGGCTTCATACCAGTAACCTATGGTGATGTGGTCCTAGATGCGGATGAAAACTTGAAAATGTCTGTACTTTCAGGCGACCAGATCATAAAATACCTTGGAGAAATACTAAAACCTGATAGGGTCATACTAGGGACAGACGTTGACGGAGTATTCGACAAAGACCCTAAAAAGCACCCAGACGCTAAACTCCTAAAGAGGATAAAATCCCTCAAGGATATCAAATATCGGCCCGGAACATCAGAGGACGTCACCGGGGCCATGCTAGGTAAAATAAGAGAACTCCTATTATTGGCCGAGAAGGGTGTGACCTCTGAGATAATCAACGCCAAGAGGCCGGGGAATATCAAAAGAGCCCTCTTGGGCCGAGAACTTAAGAGGACAATTATAGATGGGGATATATGA
- a CDS encoding 30S ribosomal protein S13, translating into MEEEFKHIIRIARKDLDGNKTIEHALTDIKGVGKAFAKAIVNVLGFDGQKKIGYLSEDEITRLEEALKNPEEYDIPHWMKNRRQDYETGEDKHLIEADLEMSLREDLNRLKKIRSYRGIRHELGLPVRGQRTRSTFRKGQSVGVRRRRRK; encoded by the coding sequence ATGGAAGAGGAATTCAAACACATAATACGTATAGCCAGAAAGGACTTGGATGGTAATAAGACAATAGAACATGCATTAACAGACATCAAAGGTGTTGGTAAGGCATTCGCCAAGGCCATAGTAAATGTTCTTGGATTTGATGGCCAGAAAAAGATAGGATACTTGTCAGAGGATGAGATAACAAGATTGGAAGAGGCTCTTAAAAACCCTGAAGAGTATGATATCCCCCATTGGATGAAGAATCGCCGCCAGGATTATGAAACAGGTGAAGACAAGCACCTAATCGAGGCGGACCTTGAAATGAGCCTCAGAGAAGACTTGAACCGTCTGAAGAAGATAAGAAGTTACAGGGGGATAAGACACGAACTAGGCCTCCCAGTAAGGGGCCAGAGGACAAGATCAACCTTCAGAAAAGGACAATCTGTAGGTGTTAGAAGAAGGAGAAGGAAATAA
- the cmk gene encoding (d)CMP kinase codes for MIITISGLPGAGTTTITRMLSRKLGIPYISAGDVFRQMAAERGMDLLEFSRLAEEDHEIDREIDKRQAEMARGAENLIVEGRLSAHFVEADLKILIIAPFDVRAERISRRESKPIKIVGDEIKRREESEAKRYMEIHGIDIEDLQVYDIIVNSAHFKPEEITNIIIKVIEVIK; via the coding sequence ATGATAATAACCATCAGCGGTCTCCCAGGCGCTGGTACAACAACAATAACAAGGATGCTCTCAAGGAAACTAGGGATACCATACATATCAGCAGGTGACGTTTTCAGGCAGATGGCCGCCGAAAGGGGAATGGACCTCCTGGAATTCAGCAGATTAGCAGAGGAGGACCATGAAATCGACAGGGAGATAGATAAGAGACAGGCGGAGATGGCCAGGGGCGCGGAGAATCTGATAGTGGAAGGGAGACTTTCAGCCCATTTTGTCGAAGCAGATCTCAAAATACTTATAATAGCACCATTTGATGTTAGAGCAGAGAGGATAAGCAGGAGAGAATCAAAACCCATCAAGATTGTCGGGGATGAGATTAAGAGGAGAGAGGAGAGCGAAGCCAAGAGATACATGGAGATCCATGGGATCGACATAGAAGACCTACAAGTCTATGACATAATAGTGAATAGTGCCCATTTCAAACCCGAAGAAATCACGAATATAATAATAAAAGTTATCGAGGTGATCAAATGA
- a CDS encoding 50S ribosomal protein L18e — MAKKITKTNPNLIKLIRTLKRKSSQENVAIWKDIAKRLEKPTRQMAEVNISRINRHTTENETIIVPGKVLGTGKLDHKVKIAAWKFSKTAKEKIREAKGQHLTIEELLEENPKGTNIKIIA; from the coding sequence TTGGCAAAAAAGATCACAAAGACAAACCCCAATCTCATAAAACTTATACGCACCCTTAAAAGGAAATCATCACAAGAAAACGTGGCAATATGGAAAGACATCGCCAAGAGACTGGAAAAACCCACAAGACAAATGGCAGAGGTCAACATATCAAGGATAAACAGGCACACAACCGAGAACGAGACAATAATAGTCCCGGGGAAGGTGCTGGGAACAGGCAAACTAGACCACAAGGTTAAAATAGCAGCATGGAAATTCTCAAAAACAGCAAAAGAGAAAATAAGAGAGGCTAAAGGCCAACACCTCACAATAGAAGAACTACTAGAAGAAAACCCAAAGGGCACCAACATAAAAATAATAGCATGA